A region from the Cannabis sativa cultivar Pink pepper isolate KNU-18-1 chromosome 9, ASM2916894v1, whole genome shotgun sequence genome encodes:
- the LOC133030917 gene encoding uncharacterized protein LOC133030917 — MDVEQTVDVDGTQESVFETQAKTINEAVTKANLVPPPPAPEVHEPSTSAGPSAPTSTTVDTDLVKRLDSIEARLEKLESQQEAVMLAQTGLVNSHLSMRRSFTESQKDLKETLLAKMDELMAMVKGAPTPAEPTPAPQNEEQQASDNEDVFPEDWEADDNEAPSTPLDAIITAIGDTQSQDEVLLLPAPPENVPFVRKRKPPTYLNDYTAEKKKRRVLPENVDPERPADRRLLRTFKRWLIGDIPNARPRNVHTGVGDVKFFTVLFLRSEWLHDGHIDAISHLMRRRRHHFPELYPQPGVILDTTLPQFLIGIWSCHAGDRSTFEWPDAVNQYYLGMESRYMPCWKDLNFIYFVLYFDHQQHWVAVEVDIDMWQIRVYDNDLSCTTEAQFDAIMLPWTELFPHLLRSTGYYDQVNNNILNVDLGDSSQLKAMHARRMPSEVVPQSKTSGDCGVYALEYIEHLMLNRSLDNITDDSMRMFRDRWCVDLFYQNLTW; from the exons ATGGACGTAGAACAGACGGTGGACGTTGATGGTACACAAGAGTCTGTGTTTGAAACTCAAGCGAAGACCATCAACGAGGCCGTGACAAAGGCAAATTTAGTTCCACCACCACCGGCACCTGAAGTACACGAGCCATCTACTTCAGCAGGTCCTTCTGCTCCAACCAGTACAACTGTGGATACTGACCTTGTAAAGAGGTTGGATAGCATTGAGGCCCGGCTAGAGAAGCTTGAGTCCCAGCAAGAAGCCGTCATGTTGGCACAGACGGGGTTAGTAAATAGCCATCTCAGTATGAGGCGGTCCTTCACAGAGAGTCAGAAAGATCTGAAGGAGACTCTACTGGCTAAGATGGACGAGTTGATGGCTATGGTAAAAGGAGCGCCCACACCTGCAGAGCCCACACCTGCACCGCAAAATGAGGAACAACAGGCGAGTGATAACGAAGATGTCTTCCCAGAAGATTGGGAAGCAGATGATAACGAGGCACCGTCAACTCCATTGGACGCAATCATCACGGCCATTGGGGATACACAATCACAGGACGAAGTCCTACTTCTACCTGCACCCCCAGAAAATGTGCCATTTGTGAGGAAGAGGAAGCCGCCAACGTACTTGAACGACTACACTGCGGAAAAGAAAAAGAGGCGAGTTCTTCCAGAGAACGTAGACCCGGAGAGACCAGCAGACCGTAGATTGCTTCGTACGTTCAAGAGGTGGTTGATTGGAGACATTCCCAATGCTCGACCTAGGAATGTGCACACCGGTGTTGGCGATGTGAAGTTCTTCACAGTTCTGTTTCTTAGGTCAGAGTGGCTTCACGATGGG CACATAGATGCCATATCACACTTGATGAGGAGGAGACGCCATCATTTTCCAGAGTTGTACCCTCAGCCAGGTGTGATTCTGGACACAACACTTCCACAATTCCTCATAGGCATTTGGAGCTGCCATGCTGGTGACAGAAGTACGTTCGAATGGCCAGATGCGGTGAACCAGTACTATCTGGGTATGGAGAGCCGTTACATGCCATGTTGGAAGGATTTGAACTTCATATACTTCGTCCTGTACTTCGATCATCAACAACATTGGGTTGCTGTTGAGGTAGATATTGATATGTGGCAGATTCGGGTGTACGATAATGATTTATCATGCACCACCGAAGCACAGTTTGATGCCATCATGCTACCTTGGACTGAGTTGTTTCCACATCTGCTGAGGTCTACTGGCTATTATGATCAGGTCAACAACAACATTCTGAATGTGGACTTAGGGGACAGTAGCCAACTGAAAGCAATGCATGCTAGACGCATGCCAAGTGAGGTGGTTCCCCAAAGTAAAACAAG TGGTGATTGCGGGGTGTATGCACTTGAGTACATCGAACACCTCATGCTGAATCGGTCCTTGGACAACATTACAGACGATAGCATGAGAATGTTCAGAGATCGGTGGTGTGTAGACTTGTTTTATCAGAACTTAActtggtaa